Below is a window of Myxococcus guangdongensis DNA.
CAGTCCGTCCGCGGCCAGCAGCACCGCGTAGCCCTCCAGCTCGAAGGCGTCCTGCAGCGCGTCCCGGATGTCCAGGTCGTCGTCCACGACGAGCAGTGTCTGAAGCGCTTGCACCGGTCTCCCCACCCTGGTCGGGGCCGACTCGCTCCCACACCACCTCAACCATGGGGCCGCCCGTGTCGGGACGGAAGCACCCGGCGGCCGGGTGGGGTGAATCACGGTTCACCAGCCGACGCCCGCCCCCTCGCCGGCCCTCGCTGAGTGCCGGATTTGCAATGGAGTTGCTTTAATCGAGTTACACGGAAGCTGTTTTTATATCGGTTTGCTCGTATTCCCGGATGCCGTGAAGATGGCGGTGGCGGCCCGTCTCCCAGGCGGGCGCTCATTTCCAGGGAGCAGTCCTCATGCGAACCATGTCTCGAGTTGCGGGCAGGAAGCTGTTGGGAACGATGCTGTGCGCGCTGACGATTTCGGCCTGTGGGCCGGCGCCGGAGCAGCAGGCCGAGCCGCAGCCGGAGCAGCCCCAGACGGACACCACGCAGCAGCCGGTGGTGTACGGCACGGATGACCGCCAGGACGTGTACGCGCACCCGGACGCGACGCTGCGCCAGCGCGCCGAGCAGTCCACCGTGGCGCTGATGACGACGTCCGACTACACGGTGGGGAGCAACGGCAACGTGACGTTCAACGCGTCCACGCTGCAGTCCGCGTACAACCTGTGCTCCACCCAGCGCTTCCTCACCGACCTGACGCCGGCGTTCTGCTCCGGCACGCTCATCGATGACGACCTGGTGCTGACGGCCGGCCACTGCATCACCAGCGCCTCGGCCTGCACCAGCACGCGCGTGGTGTTCAACTTCTACAAGACGGCGGCGAATACGCTCAAGCAGGTGACGAGCGCGGACATCTTCTCCTGCCAGTCCATCGTGGTGCGCCAGCAGACCTCCGGCACGCCCAACCTGGACTACGCCATCATCAAGCTGGACCGCGCCGCCACGCCGCGCTTCGTGCCCGCGCCCATCCGCGCTGGCAGCGCCGCGCTGCCGGTGGGCACGGGCGTGACGGTCATCGGCTCGGGCAGCGGCATCCCGTTCAAGATCGACGCGGGCGGCAAGGTGCGCGACGCGCGCGCGGGCTCGCTGGACTACTTCGTGGCGACCACGGACACCTTCGGTGGCAACTCCGGCTCCGGCGTGTACGAGAACACCGGCTACACGGTGGCGGGCATCCTGGTGCGCGGCGAGACGGACTACGTGACGAGCGGCAGCTGCCGCATCGTCAACGCGTGCGCGGAGACGGGCTGCCGCGGCGAGGACATCACCTACGTGCGCCCCGCGGTGAACGCGTACTGCGCGGTGGCCGGCAGCCTGCGGCTGTGCGGCACCACCCAGCCCCCGCCGTCCACCACGTTCACCTTCACCGCCACCAACACCAACAACGCGCAGCAGAACACCACCAACCGCACGGTGACGCTGGCGGCGGGCCAGACGATTCGCGTGGGCACCTGCTCGGTGACGGGCGCCTCCGGCACGGGTGACACCTACCTGCGGCTGGCCAACGCGGCCGGCACGTCGGTGGCGAGCAACGACGACTCCTGCGGCACGCTGTCGTTCTTCTCGTACACGGCCACCGCGGCGGGCACGTTCACCATCCGCGCGGGCTGCTACTCGAGCAACAGCTGCAGCGGCACGGTGGCGTACACCATCCAGTAGCCGCTCATGTCCTGGGCACGGGGCCAGCAAGCGCCCGTGCCCCGCGTCACACGCTCGGGCCGTCCCTCTTCGCGAAAGTCGGGAGGGCCCGGGCGTTCGTTTTTCACCCCGGCCCGCGCGGACGGCGGCGCGGGGGTGAGGGCTTCGCTCAGGCGCAGCGGTCGCAGAGGCCGCGCAGCTGCACGTCCACGCTCTTCTGGGCCACCGCGCGAGGCACGCCCTTGGACGCGGCGATGCGGATGGACTCCTCCGGCAGACACGCGACGGTGCCGCAGTCGGTGCAGGTGAAGTGCGGGTGGTTGCCGCTGTGCTCGTCGCCCGAGCGTCGCAGCTCGAAGCGCCACACGTGGTCTCCCAGGTCCGCGCGCACCACCAGCCCGGCCTCCGTGAGGTCCGTGAGGTTGCGGTAGATGGTCACCCGGTCATAGCCCTCGTCACCCAGCGCATCCACCAGGTCGGCGTGGCTCATTGGCGCGGTGGCCGACTCCAGCTCCCGGAGCACCGCCACGCGGGGCGCGGTGCTGCGCAGACCCGACGCGCGGATCCTCTCCTGGAAATCAGCGAGCTTCGGCTGCACGGCGATTCGTTTTGCTCCCATGATGTCTTTTCGCATAACCCATCTGCGGGACACTTTCACCTCGCCCGGAGTACGACGTCCGGTCGTGTGGACTGGAGTGGCTTGCCCGCCGGGTCCCCCCAGACTCCTGGATACGAGAGTGAGCACCAGGAGTCCAGGATACTGGTGCAATCCTTGTGCGTAATGATTCACCGCGCTTCCCGACTTCCGGTCAGTCACGGCTGGACGTCGGTGGACCCCGGACGTGCCCAAGCGGCCACGCCAACGTCGTGAGCCCGCGCGTGGATGTCCGGCGCACGACAGTTGCCACCGGGTGTCCTGGGGACTCCAAGGGCGCGGGGCGGTGTCCGGGAGTCCAGTGATTCCAGGGTGCAGTTGCAACTCATGAGTCACCGGTGACGCGGCGCCCCGAGCGTGGCGATGTCCGGGTGGGTGCTGCCGCTCCCGGGCGCGTCGCGATGGCCCCGGCCGAGTGGAGCGGGGGCTGGCGGAGCGGGCGGTGCCGCGGGGGCGGGGGGGCCGGAGGGGTTTCATTTCGTATCTGGATTGTAAAAGCATCATGGGTGTTGTTGTCGCGAGATTCCGCTGGGAAGAGGAGAGGAGGGCCCCCTGGGGTCGCCTGGAGGGCGGCGGCGGGTGTTGGACCGGCGAACAGTCCATCCCGCGCTCCTTGACTGGGAGCGACGAGTGCCCACACTTGCGCCTTTGTCGTTCGTCGGGGCCTCGCGAAGGCCCTGCTGCTCGTGTCTCCGGGTCCCCTCGCCGTGACGAAGCCCAGCCTGCTGCTCATCGAAGAATCCAGTGTGGCCCGGGAGCTCCAGGTGCTCGCGCTGGAGAGCCAGGGATGGCAGGTCGTGGCCCTGGCGGACGTGGCGGCGGCCGCCTCGGTCCTGGTGACGCAGCCGGTGTTGCTCGTGGTGGCGGCGGCGGGGGTGCTGGCGGCGGGCAGGGAGGCGCTGGAGGCGTTCCGGCGAGCGCTGGAGGCGGCGTCGGTGGGGTTGTACGTGCAGGCCTTCCCCGCCGAGGAGGAGGTGGTGCGCCGGCTGGCGCTGCCGCTCACCGGCTTCTTCTGGCGGCCCCTGTCGCTGGGCGGGCTGGTGGAGAAGGTCCGGCGCGTGGTGCCGGAGGAGGGCCCCCCGGAGGCGCGGCCGCTGGTGCTGGTGGCGGATGACGACCCGGTGTCGCGCAAGCTCTTGCAGTTGATGATGGTGCCCTTCCGCTTCCGGGTGGTGTCCGCGGACGATGGGGCGCAGGCGCTGGAGGTCGCGAGGCGGCGGCGGCCCGACGTGGTGCTGGCGGACGCGCTGATGCCGCGCATGGACGGCTACAAGCTGTGCATGGCGCTGCGGCAGGAGTCCCGCTTCGCGCGCGTGCCGGTCATCCTCACGCACGCGCTGACGCCGGATGAGCTGGATTTGCGCATGGCCCACAACGTGGGGGCCAATGGCTTCGTGCGCCGGGCGCAGGATGGGGACGAGCTGGTGGGCGTGCTGCTGCGCGCGCTGAAGGCCGGGCCGCCCACGCCGCTGGGCGCCGCGCCGCCAGTGGGGTCTCCGACGGAGCTGAACACCGAGGACCACCTGTATCGGATGGTGCGTCAGCTCGAGCGGCGCGTGGGGTTGCTCGAGCAGGCGGAGCGGGGCACGCGCGAGAGCGAGGAGCGCTTCCGGCTGGTGGTGGAGGGCTCCTATGACGGCATCTGGGACTGGGACTTGCGGCGGGGCACGCTGTACTGGAGCCCGCGCCTGTTGGAGATGTTGGGGCTGACGCCCGCGACGTTCGCCGGCACGCACGAGGCCTTCGTGGAGCTCTTGCACCCGGAGGACCGCGCCGGGGTGCTCGCGGCCATGACGGAGCACCTGGAGCGCGGGGCGCCGTACGACGTGGCCTTCCGGCTGCGGCACGCGACGGGCGGCTATCGCTCGTGCGTGGGGCGGGGGCGCGCGCTGCGCGACGAGCAGGGCCGGCCGGTGCGCATGGCGGGCATCATCGGCGACGTGACCGAGCAGCTGCGGCTCTACCGCGAGGCGAACGAGGCGGTGCGCGTGCGCGACGACTTCCTCAGCGTGGCGGCGCACGAGCTGCGCACGCCCCTGGCCGCGCTGCGGCTTCGCGTGCAGGGCGCTCAGGGGGCGCTGCGCATGCTGGGGGCGGCCCAGGCGGCGCCCCGGCTGGAGCGCGCGCTGGAGGCCGCGGACCGTCAGGTGCAGCGGATGTCGGACCTGGTGGAGTCGCTCCTGGACGTGTCCCAGGCGCAGGGGGGACCGCCCCGGCTGCAACTGGAGGTCGTGGACCTGTCCAACGTCGTGCGCGACGCGGTGACGCGCTCGGAGCCGGCCGCGGCGCGCGCCGGGTGTGAGCTGGTGCTCGGGCCCATGCCGCCCATGCCGGGCCGGTGGGACAGCGCCCGGCTGGGGCAGGTGGTGCGCCACCTGTTGTCCAACGCGATGAAGTTCGGCCCCGGCCGGCCCGTGGAGGTGGCGCTGGAGCAGGAGGATGCCATGGCCACGTTGGTGGTGAAGGACCACGGCATCGGCATCGCCCCGGAGCGGGTGGACGGGCTGTTCCGCCGCTTCGAGCGCGCGGTGCCGGTGCGGCACTACGGCGGCCTGGGGCTGGGCCTGTACCGCCTGCGCCGCATCGTCGAGGCGCACGGCGGCCAGGTGTCCGTGGACAGCACGCCGGGCGAGGGCTCCACGTTCCGCGTCCGGCTGCCCCTGGGCGGCCCCCCCGTCGCCCGCGCCTGACTCAGAGCGAGTCGAGGAAGGCCACCAGCGCCTCGCGCTCCACGCGCGACAGCGCCTTCACCTTCTCGCGCGAGGACTCGGCCTCGCCTCCGTGCCAGAGCACGGCCTCCAGCGGCGTGCGCGCGCGCCCGTCATGCAACAGGCGCGAGTGTCCGCTCACCGTTTGCGTCAGGCCCAGGCCCCACAAGGGCGAGGTGCGCCACTCGCGGCCGCTGGCGAGGAAGTCCGGACGTCCGTCCGCGAGCTCGTCGCCCATGTCGTGCAGCAAGAGGTCCGAGTACGGCCAGATGAGCTGATTCGACAGCTCCGGGTAGCCCTCCAGCGCGCCGGTGGTGACCGACGGCTTGTGGCACCGGGCGCAGCCCACGCGGTGGAACACGGCCTTGCCCTGGAGCACCTGGGCGTCGTCGACGCCTTCGCGCGTGGGGAGCGCCACCGTGTGCGAGTAGAAGTCGAGCGCCATCAGCTGCCGGTCCGTCACCTCGGGCTCGCCGCCCTGGGGCGCCGCGAGGCACACGGCCTGCGCCTGTGTGCACGTGTCCTTCGGGAACAGCGTGGTGGTGAGGCCCAGATCTCCGAGCAGCGCGGACGCGTTCTGGTGCTCGATGTCCGGCTGGTTGGCCTTCCAGCCGAAGCGGCCCAGCGCCACCCGGTTCGTGCGCCCGTTCCACACGCGGTTGACCCGGCCGGACACGCCGTCACCGTCCGCGTCGTCCGGGTCCGCCCACGCCAGCAACGTCTCGTTGGGGATGGCCGCCAGCAGGCCCAGGCCCACCATGTTCTGGGCCACGCGCGCGGACGTCATCGTGTCCGCGGACAGGGGCCCGTAGGCCAGGTCGGTCAGCACCAGCGTGGGGGACTGGAGCGTGTAGGGCTCGCCGTCCGCGAAGGTGCCGGAGACTTCGGTCCACTCCATCCGCGCCTGGCCTTCCGCGGGCACGCCGGGGATGCCCCGGGGCTGGAGCTGGTCTCCATAGGTGGGCTCGGGCACGGGCTCGCCGTGGGGGCCGGTGCCCGGAAGGGACAGGCGCACGAGCAGCGTGTCCGCCACCTCGTCGGCCTCGGGGGGGCGGCCGCGGCCGTTGCCCACGTGGCAGGCGAGGCACGAGACGGAGTGGAACAGAGGTCCCAGGCCGTCCCGGTCCTGCTGCGAGTTGCTGGGCGCGCGCACCCAGTCCGCCTCGAAGACGGACTCGCCCACGAAGAACTCGGCGCGCCGGGCCAGGCTGAGATTGGCCGCCGGCTGGGTGAAGGCGCTCGCGCCCGTCACCGTCACGCTGGTGGCTCCACCGGGGTGGTCCTCCCCCTCTTCCACCACGTCGAAGCGGGGCGGAGGGGGCGGCTCGGGAGGAGGCGGCTCCGGGGGCGGCTCACCCGGAGGCGTGAGGGGCGGGGCCCCGGAGTCGCCGCACGCGGCGGCGGCCCCGAGGAGCGCCAGCAACAGACCCAGACCGACGGCGTGTTTCACGGCAGGGGGACCGGGATGGGGTCGGTGTAGGACCAGCGGTCGATGACGCCGTCCGGGCCGAGCGAGCCGTTGAGGTTCCAGCCCCAGGCGAACACGGAGCCGTCCTCGCGCACGGCGATGACGTGGGTGGCGCCCATGCCCATGGCCGTCAGCGGCGTCAGCTTCTCGGAGGAGGCGCGCGCCTCCAGCTCGTTCGTCTCCTTGATGCCCACGCCCAGCTGGCCGTTGAAGTTCTGGCCCCAGCCCATGAGCGAGCCGTTCGCGCGGCGCGCGAAGCTGTAGTTGCCGTTGGCGAAGACGGCCGTCGCGTCGGTGACGCCCTTCACCTTCACCGGGGTGGCGCTCTCGCCGCCCGCGCTGAGCGCGCCCGTGCCCAGCTGGCCGCTGACGTCCAGGCCCCACGAGGACACGGTGCCGTCCTTGTGCACCGCGAGGATGTGGTCGCGGCCGTTGGCGATGTCCACCACGTCCGCGATTCCCGGCACCTGGTTGGGCAGCGGGTGGCTGACGGTGTCGACCACGCCCGTGCCCAGGTTGCCGTAGTCGTTGCGGCCCCACACCCAGACGGTGCCGTCGGCCTTGAGCGCCACCGAGTGCATGGAGCCGCCCAGCACCTTCACCACGTTCGTCAGGCCCTGCACCGGCATGGGGTAGCCACGCGCCACGGTGGTGCCGTCGCCCAGCTGGCCGTTGGCGTTGTTGCCGAAGCTCTGCACGGTGCCGTCCTCCATCAGGATGAGCACATGGCGGAAGCCGTTCGCCACGGACACCGCGCCCGTCAGGTTGGGAATCTTCGTCGCCACGTAGCGCGGGGTGATGTCGGGGATGCCCGGCGTCTCCCCCGAGGGCGGGGTGGACAGGCCCAGCTGGCTGTCGTTGTTCTCGCCCCAGGACCACACGCTGCCGTCGGCCGTCAGCGCCATGGCGAAGTTCTGGTTGAAGGCGATGGCCGTCGCGTTCTCCAGGCCCGGCACCGGCCGGGGCTGGGTCTGGTCCGTGCGCACGTCGTCACCCAGGCCCAGCTGGCCCCGGTTGTTGCGGCCCCACGTGTAGACCCGTCCGTCCTTGAGCGTGCCGCTGTGCAGGCCGCCGGCCGAGGCAATCTGGCCGAAGTGGAACGACACCGTCTGCTCCGCCTCGTTGCCCGCCGCGTCCCGGGCGTGCAGCACCACGGTGTTGCGGCCGGCGCGCGGCGTCACCTCGAAGGACACGGGCTCGCCCGCGGTGGCCGGCAGCGTGAGCGTCTGCGCCGCGCCGTCGTTGAGCGTGTACGTCAGCCCCGTCACCGCCACGTTGTCCGTGGCCACGAACTCCACGTGCATCCGGCGCACCGTGGTGGCCACGCCCTCGCGGGGCGAGCGCACCTCGACCACCGGCGCCTCGTCGAAGCGCAGCGCCAGCGTGCGCTCCGTGCGCGCGCCCGTCTGGTCCACCGCGGCCAGCAGGATTTCGTTGTCACCCTCCACCAGGGTGACTTCCAGCGTGAAGCTCGCGCTGGTGGGCGTGCTCGTCTGGAACTCCACCGCGCGGGGCTCGCCGCCGTTGAGCCGCGCCGTGAGCTCCGCGAGCTTGCCCGGCGCGCTCACCGAGCCCTGCAGCTTCACCACCGCGCTCTCGGCGCTGGCGCCGGAGACGTGGGAGTGCAGCTGGACGTACGGCGCCACGGGGATGCCGGCCGTGGTCTCCACATCCGACCCACACGCCGCCAGCCACACGGCCGCCAGCGCGGGGATACAGGCTCGGAACTTCATCGGGACTCCTGGTTTGTTGGGTTTTGTTGAGATTGATTTGCAGAGTCAGAAAGTGCTGGGGCTCTTACCCCCCGAGCCTCGGGGCACGCAAGCGGCCGGCGGCTCAATTTGACGTTTGCTCCCGGGGATTTCCCGAGGGAGAAGCACCTGCCGGAAAGCCGGTGAAGTGCTTCAGCTTCCACGGGGTGGGGCTGAAGTCGGGGTACACGGGGCTGGGATCAGGAGAAGTTGGTGCCGCACGGGAAGCGTGAGACCTTCCGAGGGCTCGCACTGCCGGTGACTGTCCCAACGTACGATTGTCAGCCACTGGAAGGTGGCGGACGGGGGGCCTCGCCGTTCTCTTTCCAGCCCGAGAAATCGCTCTAGGTTCGCGGTCCGTCTTCAGGGGAATCCATGGCAGAGGTGCTCGTCGTCGATGACAGCAAGGTGATGCGGGACATGGTGGTGGCCTGCCTGAGGCCCTATCCGGGGCTGAACTTCACCCATGCCTCGAGCGGGCTGGAGGCCATCGAGCGCTTGTCGCTGAGCCCGTACGACCTGCTGGTGCTGGACCTGAACATGCCGGACATCGGAGGCATCGAGGTGGTGGAGTTCGTGCGGGGGCAGGACAAGCTGCGCGCGCTGCCCATCATCATCGTGACCACGCGGGGTGACGAGGCGTCGCGCGCGAGGGCGCTGGAGGCGGGCGCCACCCGCTTCATGACCAAACCCTTCACCCCCGACGCCATCCTCGCGGAGGCGCGGGGGCTGCTGGAAGAGAAGCGGGCTTGACCGCTTCCGTGGACCTCGCGGACTTCCTCCCCGCCTATCTGGCGGAGGTGGAGGAGCTGCTCGACTCGGCGCACCGCCACCTGCTCGCGGTGGAGGCCAGCGCGCGCCGTGGCGCGGCCCACCCCAAGGCCGTGCGGGAGCTGTTCCGCGCGCTGCACACCATCAAGGGCCTGTCCGCCATGGTGGACGTGGAGCCCATCGTCTCCATCTCCCACTGGATGGAGACGTCCTTGCGTCAGGCGGACCAGGCCGGCGGGCGGCTCCCCGAGGCCAGCGTGGAGCCGCTCATGGAGGGCCTGCGCGCGGTGGAGCAGCGCATGCGCCAGCTCGCCTCCGGCAAGCCCGCGGCCGCGGTGCCCTCGGGGCTGCTGGAGCGGCTGGAGGCGCTGGAGTCCTCGACGACGGCGCCGGGGACCTCGCGGCCCGTCGCGGCGGTGCTCGACGAGACGCTGGCGCTCGGCTCGAAGCTGACGCCCACCGAGCGCGAGCAGCTCACCGCCTCCGCGGGTGGCCGCCGCCCCGTGCGGGTGGACTTCATCCCTGGCGCCGAGCGCGCCGCCAAGGGCGTCACCATCAACAGCGTGCGCGAGCGGCTGGCGGCGCTGGGGGACCTGGTGAAGGTCGTCCCGCTGTCGGGGCCCGTGCCTGGGGGCGGCTCGCTCACCTTCGTGCTGCTCTTGAGCACCGAGGCCGCGGACGCAGTGCTGCTGGATGCCGCCGGGGGCGAGCCCGCCCTGGTGCGCCCGCTGGCCGGCGAGCAGGCCCCGGCGCCCGTGCCCGCTGTGAGCACCCCGGCGCGGCTCGATGGAGACCTGGACGAGGAGCCGGAGGAGACGCGGCGCGGGAGCGGCACCCTGCGGGTGGAGGTGTCCCGGCTGGACGAGGCGCTGGAGCGGCTGGCGGCGCTCGTCGTCAACCGCTCGCGGCTGCAGCGCGCGGTGGCGGACCTGACGGCGGCGGGCGCGCCCACGCGCGAGTTGCGCGCCATCCTCCAGGAGAATGCGCGCCAGCTGCGCGACATGCGCGCGGCCATCCTCCGGCTGCGCATGGTGCGCGTGGGGGATGTGCTGGAGCGGCTGCCCCTCCTGGTGCGCGGGCTGCGCCGGGCCACGGGCAAGGCGGTGCGGCTGGAGCTGGACGTGGGCGACGCGGAGCTGGACAAGGCGGTGGCGGACCGGCTGATGCCCGCGCTGGTGCACCTGGTGCGCAACGCGGTGGACCACGCGCTGGAGTCGCCCGAGGAGCGCCGCGCGGCGGGCAAGGCCCCGGAGGGGCTGGTGCGCCTGGCGTGTCATGCGCAGGCCAACGGCTTCGTGGAGCTGCTCGTGCGCGACGACGGGCGCGGCGTGGACGGGGCGGCGGTGGCGAAGCGCGCGGGCGCGCCGACGCCGCGCACGGAGGATGACGTGCTGGAGCTGCTCTGCCGGCCGGGCTTCTCCACGCGCGAGTCGGTCACCGCCACCAGCGGGCGCGGCATGGGCATGGACATCGTCCGGCGCATCGTCGTGGACCAGCTGGGCGGGGAGCTGCGCATGGAGACGCGGCCCGGTGTGGGCACCACGTTCCGGCTGCGCGTGCCGCTGACGATTACGCTGCTGGACGCCATCGTCTTCGAGTGCGCCGGCGGGCGCTACGCGGTGGCGGTGTCGTGCGTGGAGGAGCTCTTCGAGGTGGACGCCTCGCGCGTGGTGCGCCCCCCGGGCGGGCGGGGCGTGGCCCTGGTGGAGCGGCGGGGGCAGGCGGTGCCGCTCGTGTGGCTCGAGCGGCTCTTGGGGCAGGGGACGGCCGTCGCGGCGGACGCGGTGCCCGCGCGGGCGCTGTTGGTGCGTCAGCGCGGGGAGCTGGTGGCGTTCGGCGTGGGGCGGCTGCTCGGGCAGCAGGAAATCGTCCTGCGTCCGCTGGAGGACCCGTTGGTGAGGGTGCCCGGAGTGTCGGGCGCCACGGACCTGGGGGATGGCCAGCCCACGCTGGTGCTGGACCTGCCCACGCTCGGCGCGTCGCGCCGGTCGGGGGGCGGGGGACGAGAGGAGCGCGCGACATGAGCGTGCTGCATGTGGTGTTCAAGGTGGACGGCGCCGAGTACGTGCTGCCGGCGTCGAACGTCCTCCAGATGGAGTCCTTCAACGGCGCCACGCCCGTGCCGGGCGCACCCGCGCACGTGGCGGGGCTGGTGCAGGTGCGCGGCCGGGTCATCCCGGTGGTGGACGCGCGGCGCCGCTTCGGGCTGCCGCCCGTGGAGCGCTCGCTGGACACGCGGGTGGTGGTGGGGCAGCTGGGCTCGCGGGTGGTGGGGCTGCTCGTCGACAGCGCGCGCGAGGTGCTGAAGGTGGACCCGGGCCTGTTCAAGCCGCCGCCGCCGCTCGTCACCGAGGGCGCGCAGGGTTTCGTGAAGGCCGTGGCGCAGGTGGGCCCGCGGCTGGTGATGCTCATCGATTTCCCCCGAGTCATCGGGGAGGAGACGCCGGATGGCGACGCAGGACACTAGCGCCCCCCAGGGGCAGGACGACGCGCGGGGGCTGGCCGAGCGCCTGGCCCGGAGCCTTCGCGAGAGCACCACGCTGCTGCAGGAGCTGGAGGCCATGGCCACGCGCGTGGCCGGCACCGGCAACGAGCAGGCCGCCGGCTCCGAGCAGGTGCGCGCCGCCATCGAGGTGGTGGCGACGCACGTGGAGCAGACGGGGCTGGCGGTGCAGTCGCTCGTGCGCACGCAGCGCACGGTGAGCGACTCCTCGCGCCAGCTGCAGCAGGAGTCGGAGGCGACGGCGGGCTCGGTGGAGGAGGTGAGCGCGTCGGTGTCGAGCGTGCGCAAGGACGCCGCCCACCTGTCGGCGGAGGCGGACACCACCGCGGCCACGCTG
It encodes the following:
- a CDS encoding chemotaxis protein CheW produces the protein MSVLHVVFKVDGAEYVLPASNVLQMESFNGATPVPGAPAHVAGLVQVRGRVIPVVDARRRFGLPPVERSLDTRVVVGQLGSRVVGLLVDSAREVLKVDPGLFKPPPPLVTEGAQGFVKAVAQVGPRLVMLIDFPRVIGEETPDGDAGH
- a CDS encoding hybrid sensor histidine kinase/response regulator, which codes for MTKPSLLLIEESSVARELQVLALESQGWQVVALADVAAAASVLVTQPVLLVVAAAGVLAAGREALEAFRRALEAASVGLYVQAFPAEEEVVRRLALPLTGFFWRPLSLGGLVEKVRRVVPEEGPPEARPLVLVADDDPVSRKLLQLMMVPFRFRVVSADDGAQALEVARRRRPDVVLADALMPRMDGYKLCMALRQESRFARVPVILTHALTPDELDLRMAHNVGANGFVRRAQDGDELVGVLLRALKAGPPTPLGAAPPVGSPTELNTEDHLYRMVRQLERRVGLLEQAERGTRESEERFRLVVEGSYDGIWDWDLRRGTLYWSPRLLEMLGLTPATFAGTHEAFVELLHPEDRAGVLAAMTEHLERGAPYDVAFRLRHATGGYRSCVGRGRALRDEQGRPVRMAGIIGDVTEQLRLYREANEAVRVRDDFLSVAAHELRTPLAALRLRVQGAQGALRMLGAAQAAPRLERALEAADRQVQRMSDLVESLLDVSQAQGGPPRLQLEVVDLSNVVRDAVTRSEPAAARAGCELVLGPMPPMPGRWDSARLGQVVRHLLSNAMKFGPGRPVEVALEQEDAMATLVVKDHGIGIAPERVDGLFRRFERAVPVRHYGGLGLGLYRLRRIVEAHGGQVSVDSTPGEGSTFRVRLPLGGPPVARA
- a CDS encoding response regulator, coding for MAEVLVVDDSKVMRDMVVACLRPYPGLNFTHASSGLEAIERLSLSPYDLLVLDLNMPDIGGIEVVEFVRGQDKLRALPIIIVTTRGDEASRARALEAGATRFMTKPFTPDAILAEARGLLEEKRA
- a CDS encoding chemotaxis protein CheA — its product is MTASVDLADFLPAYLAEVEELLDSAHRHLLAVEASARRGAAHPKAVRELFRALHTIKGLSAMVDVEPIVSISHWMETSLRQADQAGGRLPEASVEPLMEGLRAVEQRMRQLASGKPAAAVPSGLLERLEALESSTTAPGTSRPVAAVLDETLALGSKLTPTEREQLTASAGGRRPVRVDFIPGAERAAKGVTINSVRERLAALGDLVKVVPLSGPVPGGGSLTFVLLLSTEAADAVLLDAAGGEPALVRPLAGEQAPAPVPAVSTPARLDGDLDEEPEETRRGSGTLRVEVSRLDEALERLAALVVNRSRLQRAVADLTAAGAPTRELRAILQENARQLRDMRAAILRLRMVRVGDVLERLPLLVRGLRRATGKAVRLELDVGDAELDKAVADRLMPALVHLVRNAVDHALESPEERRAAGKAPEGLVRLACHAQANGFVELLVRDDGRGVDGAAVAKRAGAPTPRTEDDVLELLCRPGFSTRESVTATSGRGMGMDIVRRIVVDQLGGELRMETRPGVGTTFRLRVPLTITLLDAIVFECAGGRYAVAVSCVEELFEVDASRVVRPPGGRGVALVERRGQAVPLVWLERLLGQGTAVAADAVPARALLVRQRGELVAFGVGRLLGQQEIVLRPLEDPLVRVPGVSGATDLGDGQPTLVLDLPTLGASRRSGGGGREERAT
- a CDS encoding serine protease, which gives rise to MRTMSRVAGRKLLGTMLCALTISACGPAPEQQAEPQPEQPQTDTTQQPVVYGTDDRQDVYAHPDATLRQRAEQSTVALMTTSDYTVGSNGNVTFNASTLQSAYNLCSTQRFLTDLTPAFCSGTLIDDDLVLTAGHCITSASACTSTRVVFNFYKTAANTLKQVTSADIFSCQSIVVRQQTSGTPNLDYAIIKLDRAATPRFVPAPIRAGSAALPVGTGVTVIGSGSGIPFKIDAGGKVRDARAGSLDYFVATTDTFGGNSGSGVYENTGYTVAGILVRGETDYVTSGSCRIVNACAETGCRGEDITYVRPAVNAYCAVAGSLRLCGTTQPPPSTTFTFTATNTNNAQQNTTNRTVTLAAGQTIRVGTCSVTGASGTGDTYLRLANAAGTSVASNDDSCGTLSFFSYTATAAGTFTIRAGCYSSNSCSGTVAYTIQ
- a CDS encoding di-heme oxidoreductase family protein, whose amino-acid sequence is MKHAVGLGLLLALLGAAAACGDSGAPPLTPPGEPPPEPPPPEPPPPPRFDVVEEGEDHPGGATSVTVTGASAFTQPAANLSLARRAEFFVGESVFEADWVRAPSNSQQDRDGLGPLFHSVSCLACHVGNGRGRPPEADEVADTLLVRLSLPGTGPHGEPVPEPTYGDQLQPRGIPGVPAEGQARMEWTEVSGTFADGEPYTLQSPTLVLTDLAYGPLSADTMTSARVAQNMVGLGLLAAIPNETLLAWADPDDADGDGVSGRVNRVWNGRTNRVALGRFGWKANQPDIEHQNASALLGDLGLTTTLFPKDTCTQAQAVCLAAPQGGEPEVTDRQLMALDFYSHTVALPTREGVDDAQVLQGKAVFHRVGCARCHKPSVTTGALEGYPELSNQLIWPYSDLLLHDMGDELADGRPDFLASGREWRTSPLWGLGLTQTVSGHSRLLHDGRARTPLEAVLWHGGEAESSREKVKALSRVEREALVAFLDSL
- a CDS encoding Fur family transcriptional regulator → MGAKRIAVQPKLADFQERIRASGLRSTAPRVAVLRELESATAPMSHADLVDALGDEGYDRVTIYRNLTDLTEAGLVVRADLGDHVWRFELRRSGDEHSGNHPHFTCTDCGTVACLPEESIRIAASKGVPRAVAQKSVDVQLRGLCDRCA
- a CDS encoding RCC1 domain-containing protein; its protein translation is MKFRACIPALAAVWLAACGSDVETTAGIPVAPYVQLHSHVSGASAESAVVKLQGSVSAPGKLAELTARLNGGEPRAVEFQTSTPTSASFTLEVTLVEGDNEILLAAVDQTGARTERTLALRFDEAPVVEVRSPREGVATTVRRMHVEFVATDNVAVTGLTYTLNDGAAQTLTLPATAGEPVSFEVTPRAGRNTVVLHARDAAGNEAEQTVSFHFGQIASAGGLHSGTLKDGRVYTWGRNNRGQLGLGDDVRTDQTQPRPVPGLENATAIAFNQNFAMALTADGSVWSWGENNDSQLGLSTPPSGETPGIPDITPRYVATKIPNLTGAVSVANGFRHVLILMEDGTVQSFGNNANGQLGDGTTVARGYPMPVQGLTNVVKVLGGSMHSVALKADGTVWVWGRNDYGNLGTGVVDTVSHPLPNQVPGIADVVDIANGRDHILAVHKDGTVSSWGLDVSGQLGTGALSAGGESATPVKVKGVTDATAVFANGNYSFARRANGSLMGWGQNFNGQLGVGIKETNELEARASSEKLTPLTAMGMGATHVIAVREDGSVFAWGWNLNGSLGPDGVIDRWSYTDPIPVPLP